AAAGTCGGTGCTCAGGTCGGAGAGTGTATGAAATCCATCGGCGAGCAGCGCCTGTGACTTACCGAGAAGACCAAAGGTGATTTGCAGCGCCGCAAGACCGCAATTGACTGCTGCTCCGGTGAGTGTAACCCGGCGCGTTATACGGTGGCGCTGTTTAATTTCCATCGAGGTCTTTTTGCACCAGAAAGACAAACTCCTGCTCCAGTTGCTCGCTCACAAGCACTCGGTGCCCGTTGATCCGGCACCAGGTCGGGATATCGATCATGGTACCCGGATCGGTGCAGGTAATCCTGACCTTAGCGCCGCTGGCCTGTTTCTCGACGCAATCCTGCAAGCGAATCACCGGCATCGGGCAAAGCAGACGACGTGCATCGAGCTCCACCACAGGGCTCATACAATGACCCAGTCCGGATTGATCTGTGCCGCGGGCAGCGGCTTGACGTGAATGCTGCGCGATCCCTGTTCACGGTCGCTGAAACGCAACTCGACCGAATCGGCGTCGCGGCCCTTGCTGTAACGGGCGGTGATCGCGCAGGCGAGTTCCAGCTGTTTGGAATCGAGCGCTTCGCCTTCGATCAGTGTCAGCGGACCGGCATGGCTCACGGTGCTGATCGTCTGAAATTGTCGCTTGTAACCGCTCAGGAACCGGTTTTCGCCTTCTTCACGCGCGATAATCAGTTTGAAGGCCTGGCTCGGGCGTATGTGACGCCCGACTTTGAGCAGCATGATGTCGTCCAGATCGTAAGCGCGTTGACCGCGGTTATCCCAGAGATCCTGCAGTTTGACCGAGTAACTGTGATCGGTCAGAAAGCAGCAGCCCCCAGCGGGTTGCGCATAGTCCTCGAACCCGAGTTCCGCGGCCAGTGTTATCTGGGGTTTACGCGAACGTCCGCCAAAATCCTTCAGTTGTTCGCGATCGATCCAGCCCTCGATTTCGGGCAGCGTCGGCGGCAGGTTCATGGCGCATAACGGCCGCAGCAGCAGATCCTCGGCACCCGATTCCGTCGCCACCACCGGCATCAACCGTTTACGCTGGGATTTGGGTCTCTGACCGATGACTTCACCGGTCACGATAAAGTCGAAATCATGTTGTTGTAACCATTCATAAGCCTTGCGCACCATGAAAATCTTGCAATCCAGGCAGGGATTTAAATTGGCGCCGTAGCCGTGCCTGGGATTGATCACGACGTCCTTGTATTCGTCGACGATGTCGATGATGTGCAACTTGATACCGAGCTGTTCGGCGACCCAGAGCGCATTGTTGCGTTTCGCCCGATTGCGATCGTGCTTGCGAATCGCATGGGTATGTCCTTCGACGCAGAAGCCGGTAAAGAAATTGATACCTTCGACCTGGATGCCTTGTCGCTGGACCAGGCTGGCGGCCAGCAGGGAATCGAGGCCGCCGGAAATAAGCGCAACAGCTTTGCGGGTCATGCGTTTACCCTGACAGGTTAAAACGCGAAGTATACCAATAACAAACGGAGTCGATAAATCGACTCCGTGGTTAGCAGTAAAAAGTCTAGCTTACCAGCATTCAGCGGGGACGGCGCCGGTTCCGGCCTTGACGCCGGTATGGGTCAGTGACAGGCTGGTGCAATCCGTATCGTTTGCCTGGGGCTGACCACCAACCGGGGTTGCGACCAGCGTAAACTGGGTGTTGTTAAGCGTCGTAGCGCTGATCGTGTAGTAGTTGGTAGTCGTGGTAAACGGCAGAATCAGGGTGCAATTGGCGTGGTTGTAAGCGCCGTACAGGCTCTTGCATTTCTCCAGCGTTGCCGCTGCCTGGGTCAATGCCCCGCGACCGTCGGAACGGTTTGCGGCAATAACGTTACCGCCGTAAAAGCTCATGGCGATGGCGCCGAGAATGCCAATAATCGCAAGCACGATCATCAATTCGATCAATGTAAAGCCTTTTGAGTATTTCATAGTATTGCTCTGCATGTAATTGACTAGGACGGTTCCGGAGTATAGTAGATGATCAAATCGACCCAATTGACTCCATTAAGTATCTTGCCCTTTAAATAGATTTCGTCTCCTTTCTTAAAATCCGAAAACTTTTTTCGACTGGCAACACTACTGTGAAGCTTGGCGCCAGAGGCAATTCTGTACACTTGACCATTTACGACAAGCTTGCCAGAACCGATTGAATAGATTCCGCCGGCCTGTTCGAAAGTCTCCTGCGCTTCCGTGGTTGCCCACGGAAGCATCAGAGCCGTAATAACCAGTAGCTGGGTCAGGAAAGATTTAAACTGTTTCATTGGATTAACTCCTGCCACCCGAAGCGGCCGGTTGGGGGTTCTGGAAGCTCAATTACCTTGGACGGTGTTTCCGCGGTATAGGCAATGTCTTCGATAAATACCGGTTCCGGCAGGAAGCCTTCCTGGCGAATCGCGGCAATGGTATCGGTGTTACCCGAACCATCGGACGCCTTGTCGTTGTCATCGATAACACCATCACCGTTAACATCGACCGCGACCTCGTCGGGTGAACCGCCGCTAATCATATCGACGGCAAAGCGATAACCGAAGCCACCGACCGAACAGGGGTCGCTGACCGGGACAAAGCTGTTGAAGAACACGAGTCCGCCCCTTACCACGGGATTGGTCACCGAGCGCTCACCATTAACATCCAGTTCGAAGAACCAGCCGTATTTGCTGCCCAGGTAGTCGACCGCAGTTCGGGTCAGCACGCGTTCGGGCGCATAGGCCGGAATGAAGGTCTGCTCCTGCAGGTCTCCGTCGTCGAGATCGTAATCGCCCCGGTCCCAGACACCGTAGAAGTAGTTGTCATTGATGCTGGCCTTGTCAGCATCAACCAGGTATTGACCTGAACCGAAGTACACCATGACATTCGGCGCATTGGTGCCATCACTCGAGACGGTTGGATGCAAGGCGAGCGTCGGCTTGGAAGTGATTGGCTCATCGCCCTTGGTGGTGAACAACGGCTTGCCGCTGGCATCCGCAAGGTCCCAGGCACCGGGGGAGGAGTTGCTCAGGTCGAACGCCCACATCTGGCCCTTCAAATCGCCGGCATAAACCCGATCGACATCTCCGTCACCGTCGAGATCGGCCAGTGCTGGGGTCGCGAGGCCATTGCGGTCGACGCCGGTCCCACCGGAATTGGTGGTGATTTTGTAGTAGTCAGTACCGAGGATCCAGGCTCCGCCTGTAGTCTTGGCAATGTCAACGATGAAAAGTTTCGCCTTACCATCACCGGTGTCGTTATACCCGTTTCCGAATATCGCAACCCAGGTACCGGCGTTAGTCAACGCGATCTGTGGTCGACTATAGGTGTAACCCATGTCAGCATCATCTGCATTGCTGAATTCCCAAAGTGCGATCTTGTCTGCGTTTACTTCAGAAAAACCACTCGGAACGGTTACATCGAGCGCAAAAATGCCACGCCCGCCACCACGTTGTCCACTGATAAGCACGGTGCTCCATTTGAGACTACTGCCAAGATCGGCATAG
This Gammaproteobacteria bacterium DNA region includes the following protein-coding sequences:
- a CDS encoding type IV pilin protein, encoding MSFYGGNVIAANRSDGRGALTQAAATLEKCKSLYGAYNHANCTLILPFTTTTNYYTISATTLNNTQFTLVATPVGGQPQANDTDCTSLSLTHTGVKAGTGAVPAECW
- a CDS encoding tRNA (5-methylaminomethyl-2-thiouridylate)-methyltransferase; this translates as MTRKAVALISGGLDSLLAASLVQRQGIQVEGINFFTGFCVEGHTHAIRKHDRNRAKRNNALWVAEQLGIKLHIIDIVDEYKDVVINPRHGYGANLNPCLDCKIFMVRKAYEWLQQHDFDFIVTGEVIGQRPKSQRKRLMPVVATESGAEDLLLRPLCAMNLPPTLPEIEGWIDREQLKDFGGRSRKPQITLAAELGFEDYAQPAGGCCFLTDHSYSVKLQDLWDNRGQRAYDLDDIMLLKVGRHIRPSQAFKLIIAREEGENRFLSGYKRQFQTISTVSHAGPLTLIEGEALDSKQLELACAITARYSKGRDADSVELRFSDREQGSRSIHVKPLPAAQINPDWVIV
- a CDS encoding sulfurtransferase TusA family protein encodes the protein MSPVVELDARRLLCPMPVIRLQDCVEKQASGAKVRITCTDPGTMIDIPTWCRINGHRVLVSEQLEQEFVFLVQKDLDGN